A genomic window from Candidatus Edwardsbacteria bacterium includes:
- a CDS encoding SulP family inorganic anion transporter translates to MRLQALAKKFDPAEYFREFDFRDYLRFDFSNFKGDLAGGLTSAIVALPLALGFGILATNGDPSGAVAGLYGAVFTGIFASLFGGTPQQITGPTGGMTVILTQIFVQFHDVNALLLACLIAGILQIAMGLFKLGKFVSFIPQPVISGFTNGIAILIFSQQLKTFFSAPLVALITIAFIIIVPLINRSLPKLFLGLLFGSLITFFLGDRMGAFLYSFDWKSLAFMRSPAIGIVGSIPNVLQLPAWPNASWASWHRAIPAGFAIAMLGYLETLLASVVVDSVTNTEHNSNRELVGQGIGNSAAALFGGIAGTGAIVRTMINIRSGGKTKLSGVICGLILVVVILSLAPIAARIPLAALSGVLMMAAIGMFEWEPIKILPKTPLADSLVFVTTMLVTVFADLISAVLIGMLMATFLFINRVSQLGIIPALERDLSSISEGTKKIMQRHKISVFGIEGPLFFGAVRSFSKAITNAMPDTLILDMKGVSIVDASGAQAVESIIQKMRARKKRVLISGMRPEVRKILHELEIIQHIGSDSFPDDLDKAIDYAVSLAENRQPNLADYLKNDLIMLEAEASDKKQLFEMAVDLAVDEGYVFDREAFLESLWHREQDSPTTLGQGVAIPHSRSGAATDEVVVIYISLKKPIPGYVCDDGQPVKIVLMISAGENIQGYLKVLKLIGQAMGRESVRQQLKQAGTPGQVMNVFHSAME, encoded by the coding sequence ATGAGGCTCCAGGCTTTGGCTAAAAAATTCGACCCGGCGGAATATTTCCGGGAATTCGATTTCAGGGATTATCTGCGTTTTGACTTTTCCAATTTCAAAGGGGACCTGGCCGGCGGCCTGACCTCGGCCATCGTGGCCCTGCCCCTGGCCCTGGGGTTCGGCATCCTGGCCACCAACGGTGATCCCAGCGGCGCGGTGGCCGGGCTATACGGCGCGGTGTTCACCGGGATATTCGCCTCGCTGTTCGGCGGCACCCCCCAGCAGATCACCGGGCCCACCGGCGGGATGACGGTGATCCTGACCCAGATCTTCGTGCAGTTCCACGACGTCAACGCCCTGCTGCTGGCCTGCCTGATAGCCGGGATCCTGCAGATAGCGATGGGGCTGTTCAAGCTGGGCAAGTTCGTCAGCTTCATCCCCCAGCCGGTGATCTCGGGCTTCACCAACGGCATCGCCATCCTGATATTCAGCCAGCAGCTGAAGACCTTTTTCAGCGCCCCGCTGGTGGCCCTGATCACCATAGCATTCATAATAATCGTTCCCTTGATCAACCGATCGCTTCCCAAACTGTTTCTGGGCCTGCTGTTCGGGTCATTGATCACCTTTTTCCTGGGGGACCGGATGGGGGCCTTTTTGTACAGCTTCGACTGGAAAAGCCTGGCTTTTATGAGATCGCCGGCCATCGGCATCGTCGGCAGCATTCCCAACGTCCTGCAGCTTCCCGCCTGGCCCAACGCCAGCTGGGCCAGCTGGCACCGGGCCATTCCGGCCGGGTTCGCCATCGCCATGCTGGGGTACCTGGAGACCCTGCTGGCCAGTGTGGTGGTGGACAGCGTCACCAACACCGAGCATAACAGCAACCGGGAGCTGGTGGGGCAGGGCATCGGCAATTCGGCAGCCGCCCTGTTCGGCGGGATAGCCGGCACCGGGGCCATAGTCCGGACCATGATCAACATCCGTTCCGGGGGAAAGACCAAGCTGTCCGGAGTGATCTGCGGGCTGATCCTGGTGGTGGTCATACTGTCCCTGGCTCCCATTGCCGCCAGGATACCGCTGGCGGCCCTCAGCGGGGTGCTGATGATGGCGGCCATCGGCATGTTCGAATGGGAGCCGATAAAAATACTGCCCAAGACACCGCTGGCCGATTCCCTGGTCTTCGTGACCACCATGCTGGTGACGGTCTTTGCCGACCTGATCTCGGCCGTTCTGATCGGCATGCTGATGGCCACCTTCCTGTTCATCAACCGGGTGAGCCAGCTGGGCATAATCCCGGCGTTGGAACGGGACCTGTCATCCATCTCCGAGGGGACCAAAAAGATCATGCAGCGGCACAAGATCTCGGTGTTCGGGATCGAGGGCCCGCTGTTCTTCGGTGCGGTCCGAAGCTTTTCCAAAGCGATCACCAATGCCATGCCGGACACCCTGATCCTGGACATGAAGGGGGTCTCCATAGTGGACGCCTCAGGGGCCCAGGCGGTGGAGAGCATCATCCAGAAAATGAGGGCCAGAAAAAAAAGGGTGCTGATATCCGGGATGCGCCCCGAGGTCAGGAAGATCCTGCATGAGCTGGAGATCATCCAGCACATCGGCTCCGACAGTTTTCCCGACGATCTGGACAAGGCTATCGACTACGCAGTCTCCCTGGCCGAGAATCGCCAGCCGAACCTGGCCGACTATCTGAAGAACGACCTGATAATGCTGGAGGCCGAGGCTTCGGACAAGAAACAGCTGTTCGAAATGGCGGTCGATCTGGCGGTCGACGAGGGCTATGTTTTCGACCGGGAGGCCTTCCTGGAAAGCCTGTGGCACCGGGAGCAGGATTCGCCCACCACCCTGGGGCAGGGGGTCGCCATACCGCATTCCCGGTCCGGGGCGGCCACCGACGAGGTGGTGGTGATATATATATCGCTCAAGAAGCCCATACCGGGATATGTCTGCGACGACGGCCAGCCGGTCAAGATCGTTCTGATGATCTCGGCCGGGGAGAATATTCAGGGGTATCTGAAAGTGCTGAAGCTGATCGGACAGGCCATGGGCAGGGAATCGGTCCGGCAGCAGCTGAAACAGGCCGGAACGCCGGGCCAGGTGATGAATGTCTTTCACAGCGCGATGGAGTAG
- a CDS encoding glycosyltransferase family 2 protein gives MTELSVIIVNRNVRELLKQCLQSVRSEWPWPDKGLELIVVDNASCDGSAETISADFPGVKLIKNPDNPGFGRACNQGMAVSSGRYLMILNPDTVIRKGLFQSLIEFMDHTPQAGLAGPKVLNRDGSLQPTYRRFPTYANIIFARKSPLSKILPGNPGSKKYLQKEIALDRPRRVEALGGVCIILRREMLEEVGKFDENIFMYLEDTDLCYRAHLQGWESWVVPQAELVHHWGKSTEQEKRKMAEEHRRSVYYYFGKHYDPSFIQRAYLKAGLSIHKLFD, from the coding sequence ATGACCGAACTGAGCGTGATAATAGTCAACCGGAACGTCCGGGAGCTGCTGAAACAGTGCCTGCAGTCGGTCCGCTCCGAGTGGCCCTGGCCGGACAAGGGGCTGGAACTGATCGTGGTGGACAACGCCTCCTGCGACGGCAGCGCTGAAACGATATCGGCCGATTTCCCCGGGGTCAAATTGATCAAGAACCCCGATAATCCCGGCTTTGGGCGGGCCTGCAACCAGGGGATGGCGGTATCCTCCGGGCGTTACCTGATGATCCTCAATCCCGATACGGTCATAAGAAAGGGCCTGTTTCAATCTTTGATAGAATTCATGGATCACACCCCGCAGGCGGGACTGGCCGGCCCAAAGGTGCTGAACCGGGACGGCAGCCTTCAGCCCACCTATCGCCGGTTCCCCACCTATGCCAACATCATCTTCGCCCGTAAATCGCCCCTATCCAAGATCCTGCCGGGCAATCCCGGCTCAAAAAAATATCTGCAGAAGGAAATAGCTTTGGACCGGCCCCGCCGGGTGGAAGCCCTGGGGGGGGTCTGCATAATTCTGAGACGGGAGATGCTTGAGGAGGTCGGCAAATTCGACGAAAACATCTTCATGTATCTGGAGGATACCGATCTTTGCTACCGGGCCCATCTGCAGGGCTGGGAGAGCTGGGTGGTGCCGCAGGCCGAGCTGGTCCATCACTGGGGCAAGAGCACCGAACAGGAAAAGCGAAAAATGGCCGAGGAGCATCGCCGATCGGTATATTATTATTTCGGTAAACATTATGATCCGTCCTTCATTCAGAGGGCATATTTGAAGGCCGGGCTGTCCATACATAAACTTTTTGATTAA
- a CDS encoding polyprenol monophosphomannose synthase codes for MNCLVIIPTYNEKGNITPIIEQILSIDPIISVLIIDDNSPDGTGQIVDDIAARNPRVQAIHRSGKMGLGTAYVTGFRWALEHKFDLICEMDADFSHPPKTLAVFLEKIKEYDLVIGSRYLNGVNVVNWPLKRLLLSYFANIYARIITGVPVRDLTSGFKCYRRRVLEAINLDRIKSNGYAFQIEMHFNAYYRKFKVVEVPIIFEERKVGQSKMSKKIIYEAAWMVWRLQLIRLLGRL; via the coding sequence ATGAATTGTCTGGTGATCATTCCGACCTACAACGAAAAGGGGAACATCACCCCGATCATCGAGCAGATATTGTCGATCGATCCGATCATCAGCGTGCTGATCATTGACGACAATTCGCCGGACGGCACCGGCCAGATCGTCGATGATATCGCGGCCCGAAACCCCAGGGTCCAGGCGATCCACCGGTCTGGAAAGATGGGCCTGGGCACCGCCTACGTCACCGGTTTCAGGTGGGCGCTGGAGCACAAATTCGACCTGATCTGCGAGATGGACGCCGACTTCTCCCATCCGCCCAAGACCCTGGCGGTGTTCCTGGAGAAGATCAAGGAATACGACCTGGTGATCGGCTCCCGCTACCTGAACGGGGTGAACGTGGTCAACTGGCCGCTCAAGAGGCTGCTGCTGTCCTATTTCGCCAACATATACGCCCGGATCATAACCGGGGTGCCGGTGCGGGACCTGACCAGCGGATTCAAATGCTACCGCCGGCGGGTGCTGGAGGCCATCAACCTGGACCGGATAAAATCCAACGGTTATGCCTTCCAGATAGAGATGCATTTCAACGCCTATTACAGGAAATTCAAGGTGGTGGAGGTGCCCATCATCTTCGAGGAGCGCAAGGTGGGACAATCCAAGATGTCCAAGAAGATCATCTACGAGGCGGCCTGGATGGTATGGCGCCTGCAGCTGATCCGCCTGCTGGGCCGCTTATAA
- a CDS encoding YfhO family protein has translation MTYKFIFDSLKNYGQFPLWYPGLYGGAPVVDAVVYGHSFYPISLISQKMLAPNILNAWYYFIHVCLAGFGTYLFLRNLRFSGTASFLSGIAYMFTGAMVSLIYAGHDGKIIVSSLLPWLLLFIYRAIESDVWKKWLLWSLCSAQVIGLALLSPHVQMTYYLLITGFFFAVARLYSRHRNGLPFKKVLSSGLIRGAIILGFGFSLYAVQAIPLNHYLKFSPRGQDKGYQFATSYSMPPEEIVNIVWPEFSGLIDKNSEQGPTHWYWGRRDLKLHTEFLGVIPFLLALLGLLYSRRKKLKMFFLGLGGFALIVAFGGFTPLYHLIYYLVPGMAKFRSPAMIFNVFSFATVVLMAMGIQSLINGEYKEKMHNGLLISLGMVLLFGIIFSVAKDGMTSMLSAFAAKGWGAQALWQGFPEMVRGFWIAYAFLAAGAVLTALLARKRLPFRWWSIAMAVLVFLELWRVDAKFIKIVAGPEEYFVKDEVVRTLEKDAGIHRTWPLQVHQQGNYLSLFGVQTVGGEHPNPLKRYSEFVGTDPKRLLPDFRNLFQAPAFLNILNVKYLLMQQPVNHPSFVLADSCYNGRVKIFKNQAVLPRAWIVGRYENIAQGDGILERMRQPDFDPSKSVILEEDPADFIPSENLVGQVTIDSYQPNQVLLTAEADQPGILVFSDNHYPAWQAFIDGSPARVFRANYTFRAVPVPAGRHRIEFKYHSKYFILGLTISIISAIMILSGITALAIIGRKK, from the coding sequence ATGACCTATAAATTCATCTTTGACAGCTTGAAAAACTACGGACAATTCCCATTGTGGTACCCTGGTCTTTACGGCGGGGCTCCGGTGGTTGACGCTGTGGTCTACGGACACTCATTTTACCCAATTTCCCTGATTTCCCAAAAAATGTTGGCACCGAATATCCTCAATGCCTGGTACTATTTCATCCATGTCTGCCTGGCCGGGTTCGGGACCTATCTATTCCTCCGCAATCTCAGGTTCTCCGGCACGGCCTCATTTTTGTCCGGCATCGCCTATATGTTCACCGGGGCCATGGTCAGCCTGATATATGCCGGGCATGACGGGAAGATAATCGTGTCCAGCCTGCTGCCCTGGCTGTTGCTTTTCATATACCGGGCAATAGAATCCGATGTCTGGAAAAAATGGCTGTTGTGGTCGCTGTGCTCGGCGCAGGTGATAGGATTGGCCCTGCTTTCCCCCCACGTCCAGATGACCTATTACCTGCTGATCACCGGGTTCTTCTTTGCCGTGGCCAGATTGTACTCCAGGCACCGGAACGGCCTGCCGTTTAAAAAAGTTTTATCATCCGGCCTGATCCGGGGCGCGATAATCCTTGGTTTTGGTTTTTCCCTGTATGCCGTGCAGGCCATCCCCCTGAACCATTACCTGAAATTCTCCCCCCGGGGACAGGACAAGGGATACCAATTCGCCACCTCATATTCCATGCCGCCGGAGGAGATAGTCAATATCGTCTGGCCGGAGTTCTCCGGCCTGATAGACAAGAACTCCGAACAGGGGCCCACCCATTGGTACTGGGGCAGAAGGGACCTCAAGCTTCATACCGAATTCCTCGGCGTCATTCCTTTCCTGCTGGCCCTGCTGGGATTGTTGTACAGCAGGAGAAAGAAACTTAAGATGTTCTTCCTGGGCCTGGGGGGCTTTGCCCTGATTGTTGCCTTTGGCGGATTCACTCCGCTGTATCATCTGATCTATTATCTTGTACCGGGCATGGCCAAATTCCGCAGTCCGGCCATGATATTCAATGTATTTTCCTTTGCCACCGTGGTCCTGATGGCAATGGGCATTCAGTCCCTGATCAACGGGGAATATAAGGAGAAAATGCATAATGGGCTGTTGATCTCCCTGGGAATGGTGCTGCTTTTCGGCATCATCTTCTCTGTGGCCAAGGACGGAATGACCTCAATGCTCTCCGCATTTGCCGCCAAGGGATGGGGCGCGCAGGCCCTGTGGCAGGGCTTTCCCGAGATGGTACGGGGCTTCTGGATCGCCTACGCCTTCCTGGCTGCCGGAGCTGTCCTGACGGCACTGCTGGCCAGGAAACGACTGCCCTTCAGGTGGTGGTCAATTGCAATGGCTGTGCTGGTCTTCCTCGAGTTGTGGCGGGTCGATGCCAAATTCATCAAGATAGTGGCCGGCCCGGAGGAATATTTTGTCAAGGACGAGGTGGTCCGGACCCTGGAGAAAGACGCCGGCATCCACCGGACCTGGCCCCTGCAGGTCCACCAGCAGGGCAACTACCTGTCGCTGTTCGGGGTGCAGACGGTGGGGGGGGAGCATCCCAACCCCCTGAAACGGTACAGCGAGTTCGTGGGAACGGATCCCAAAAGGCTGCTGCCGGACTTCCGCAATCTCTTCCAGGCGCCGGCATTCCTCAACATCCTGAACGTAAAATACCTGCTGATGCAGCAGCCGGTGAACCACCCCAGCTTCGTGCTGGCCGATTCCTGCTATAACGGCCGGGTGAAGATATTCAAAAATCAGGCCGTCCTCCCCCGGGCCTGGATAGTGGGACGGTATGAAAATATAGCCCAGGGCGACGGCATCCTGGAAAGAATGAGGCAACCGGATTTCGATCCCTCCAAATCGGTCATATTGGAGGAGGATCCGGCTGATTTTATTCCCTCGGAAAATTTAGTGGGCCAGGTAACCATCGATTCCTACCAGCCCAATCAAGTGCTGCTGACCGCCGAGGCCGACCAGCCCGGCATCCTGGTCTTCAGCGACAATCATTACCCGGCCTGGCAGGCCTTCATCGACGGGTCTCCGGCCAGGGTTTTCCGGGCCAATTACACCTTCCGGGCGGTCCCGGTCCCGGCGGGAAGGCACCGGATTGAATTCAAATACCATTCGAAATATTTCATATTAGGGTTAACAATCAGCATAATTTCTGCTATAATGATCCTTTCCGGGATAACCGCATTGGCGATCATTGGGAGAAAGAAATGA
- a CDS encoding lysylphosphatidylglycerol synthase transmembrane domain-containing protein: MSNNIKKIIKNVLGIAIILGIAFFLTKVIVVNWNSLKQSHLQLNYRMLLLSLLPLSLSFYLGISAWRNILKSLGHEIKWTKAFWTVSGSHLAKFIPGHVLALGGRIWLCRREKIPESISATGIIIEMVVQLAASIFVFFLSLSYYRSHLPLVIFLISGLIFVLLMAIVHPKVLPRVWKYVPKIGRLAQPDITYKYQGIFSLLFIYIIAWSLQGITIFILTKSLYPGIGTSGLMPAIGAYGGAYALGFVSIITPGGLGVREGILSFLLKFYIPAPVAVIVAVLSRLCFTLFDVLMTLFSLKFKNSEAKIEED, translated from the coding sequence ATGAGCAACAATATAAAGAAGATCATTAAGAATGTACTGGGAATAGCGATAATTCTGGGCATTGCCTTTTTTTTGACCAAGGTAATAGTGGTCAATTGGAATTCTTTGAAGCAGAGCCATTTGCAGTTGAATTACCGGATGTTGCTATTATCTTTGCTCCCTTTGTCCCTGTCTTTCTATCTGGGGATATCCGCCTGGAGAAACATTCTCAAAAGTCTGGGCCATGAAATAAAATGGACCAAAGCATTTTGGACCGTATCTGGCTCTCACCTGGCAAAATTCATCCCGGGACATGTCCTGGCCCTGGGAGGCAGGATCTGGCTTTGCCGCCGGGAAAAAATACCCGAATCAATCTCTGCCACCGGCATAATAATAGAAATGGTCGTTCAGCTGGCGGCATCCATTTTTGTCTTTTTCCTAAGCCTGTCATATTACAGGAGCCATCTTCCTCTGGTCATATTCTTGATAAGCGGGTTGATTTTTGTGCTGCTTATGGCTATAGTCCATCCCAAGGTACTGCCCCGGGTATGGAAGTATGTTCCCAAAATTGGGAGGTTGGCCCAACCCGATATTACATATAAATATCAAGGCATCTTTTCACTTTTATTTATTTACATTATTGCCTGGTCCCTCCAGGGAATAACTATATTCATTTTAACCAAATCACTTTATCCTGGAATAGGGACAAGCGGTTTGATGCCGGCTATCGGGGCTTACGGAGGGGCTTATGCCTTGGGCTTTGTGAGCATCATTACCCCCGGAGGGTTGGGTGTAAGGGAGGGGATATTAAGCTTTCTGCTTAAATTTTACATTCCGGCACCGGTGGCGGTCATAGTGGCAGTGCTTTCCCGACTTTGTTTCACATTATTTGATGTGCTGATGACATTATTTTCTTTGAAATTTAAAAATTCAGAGGCCAAAATTGAAGAGGATTAA
- a CDS encoding class I SAM-dependent methyltransferase: MGHPEWGKVYGAKLELGELIDHVYSHKPYLLEIWNSNPGKILEIGVGGGSTSIFLSYLGIETHAIDNDPAVIKKSQKNNENLKGRLEIKEGDAFKLPYENDSFDVICHQGFFEHFENNDIQKLIKEQLRVARRIVFSVPTKFYLSNALGERLLTKGQWESILRDFKVLKSSYYGRPRNETFIKRAMAAIGWKNIYYYAVIDR, from the coding sequence ATGGGTCATCCTGAGTGGGGAAAAGTATATGGCGCCAAACTGGAGCTGGGAGAGCTGATTGACCATGTATATTCCCATAAGCCGTATCTTCTGGAAATATGGAATAGCAATCCTGGGAAGATATTGGAGATCGGAGTGGGCGGCGGGTCAACCTCGATCTTCCTGTCGTATCTGGGGATAGAGACCCATGCCATAGACAACGACCCCGCCGTGATAAAAAAATCACAAAAAAACAACGAAAACCTTAAGGGCCGTTTGGAAATAAAGGAAGGGGATGCCTTTAAACTGCCTTATGAGAATGATAGTTTCGACGTCATCTGTCATCAGGGTTTTTTTGAACATTTTGAGAATAATGATATTCAGAAGCTTATAAAAGAACAATTGAGGGTTGCCCGAAGGATTGTTTTCAGCGTCCCGACCAAGTTCTACCTTTCCAATGCTCTGGGGGAAAGGCTGCTGACCAAGGGCCAATGGGAATCCATATTAAGGGATTTTAAGGTTTTAAAAAGCAGCTACTACGGACGTCCCCGCAATGAAACTTTTATAAAACGGGCAATGGCAGCCATAGGGTGGAAAAATATCTATTATTATGCTGTTATCGATAGATAA
- a CDS encoding FG-GAP-like repeat-containing protein has product MKKIAVIIIMACLFVAGQSVWAGTWREASQADFADGDFNANVFTSTDGSDSGCLKSNPGAIYDLNKDGRPDLVISNMHDNSTNFNINSYVYWGKHDWTFSADSCLQLPTHGATGNSVADLNKDGNLDIVFSSYNDNSSWSTNSLIYWGSKDGFHLNDTMDLPTLGAHANCVVDLNHDGELDIIFANYRGDDYSNNVNSYIYWGSKDGYNVGNRTDLPTIGATDIAVADLNKDGRLDIVFTNRQGDYGGSFTFNLPSYIYYGQGTSNITYDTSHRDQLETHGAYGVSVDDLDNDGWLDIVFSNCHDGASYNIKSYIYWGSSTGFTTRPRTELPTKSAYCNAVADIDHDGHKDIIFANWYDRDSLPYTVDTHDVPSYVYWGPDFISKTDLPSHGAVGVIVDKMSQNGTKDVLITNGVQGPGFYGTTFNTWSYIYHNVGKTGYTGCDSIPSVYGHISTKDNGNAHNRSKSETYGSSVFGNGTDIYEWGICSWVAAVPESTSVEVSMRTGSTAVPDDINWCGWLPITKSGSKASVPSAKYAQYQLTYNSNNFFEAPVIDEVSLDYQVSSGISGDKITANDFEVKIISSGNGIRLSYSLPKESPVDIAVYNIEGRLVRIIFNGEQRPGQYNLSWNGLNANNAKISSGVYLCRAKFGSKIYNNKIVFVK; this is encoded by the coding sequence ATGAAAAAGATAGCAGTAATAATCATTATGGCCTGTCTTTTTGTAGCCGGGCAGAGTGTATGGGCCGGAACCTGGCGCGAGGCCAGCCAGGCCGATTTCGCCGATGGGGATTTCAATGCCAATGTTTTCACCTCCACCGACGGATCCGACAGCGGATGTTTGAAATCAAATCCCGGCGCGATATACGATCTGAATAAAGATGGACGCCCCGATTTGGTGATAAGCAATATGCACGATAATTCCACAAATTTTAACATCAATTCTTATGTTTATTGGGGGAAGCATGATTGGACATTTTCGGCCGACAGTTGTTTGCAGCTTCCAACGCACGGAGCTACGGGAAATTCCGTAGCCGATTTGAATAAAGACGGGAATTTGGATATAGTTTTTAGCAGCTATAATGATAATAGCAGTTGGAGCACAAATTCATTGATATATTGGGGCAGCAAAGACGGATTCCATCTGAACGATACTATGGATTTGCCGACCTTGGGTGCTCATGCAAATTGTGTGGTGGATTTGAATCACGATGGAGAACTGGATATCATTTTTGCCAACTACCGCGGGGACGATTATTCCAACAATGTCAATTCATATATTTACTGGGGTAGTAAGGATGGTTATAATGTGGGAAATCGAACAGATCTACCGACCATTGGTGCAACCGATATTGCCGTTGCTGATCTAAACAAAGATGGAAGGTTGGACATCGTTTTTACAAACAGACAGGGTGATTATGGTGGCAGTTTTACCTTCAATCTGCCATCTTACATTTATTACGGACAGGGAACAAGCAATATCACTTATGACACCAGCCATAGAGACCAATTGGAAACTCACGGTGCTTACGGTGTTTCGGTAGATGATCTAGATAACGATGGCTGGCTGGATATAGTATTCAGCAACTGCCATGATGGTGCAAGTTATAATATAAAATCATATATTTACTGGGGCTCTTCAACCGGGTTTACGACCCGGCCCCGTACGGAATTACCCACAAAATCCGCATATTGCAATGCGGTAGCCGATATAGACCATGACGGGCATAAGGACATTATCTTCGCAAACTGGTATGACCGTGACAGCTTGCCCTACACTGTTGATACCCACGATGTTCCTTCATATGTTTACTGGGGTCCCGATTTTATAAGCAAAACAGATTTACCTTCGCATGGAGCGGTAGGTGTAATAGTAGATAAGATGTCGCAAAATGGTACCAAGGATGTATTGATTACCAATGGTGTTCAGGGACCCGGTTTTTATGGTACGACTTTTAATACATGGAGTTACATTTATCATAATGTTGGCAAAACAGGCTATACCGGGTGCGATTCCATTCCATCTGTTTATGGTCATATTTCAACCAAGGACAATGGGAATGCCCATAATCGCTCAAAATCGGAAACCTATGGCTCCTCGGTTTTCGGGAATGGCACAGACATTTATGAGTGGGGTATCTGTTCCTGGGTGGCGGCTGTTCCTGAAAGCACCTCGGTAGAGGTATCAATGAGAACCGGCAGTACTGCTGTGCCCGATGATATCAATTGGTGCGGGTGGCTGCCGATAACCAAGTCCGGCTCAAAGGCCAGCGTCCCGTCAGCAAAATACGCCCAATATCAGCTGACGTATAATTCCAATAATTTCTTTGAAGCCCCGGTGATCGACGAGGTATCGCTTGATTATCAGGTGTCATCTGGGATTTCCGGAGATAAAATCACAGCTAACGATTTTGAGGTGAAAATCATATCCAGCGGCAATGGTATAAGGCTATCATATAGCTTGCCGAAGGAATCTCCTGTGGATATCGCTGTTTACAATATTGAAGGCCGGTTGGTCAGGATAATTTTCAACGGAGAGCAGAGGCCGGGGCAATATAATCTTTCATGGAACGGATTGAATGCAAATAACGCCAAGATATCCTCCGGCGTTTATCTCTGCCGGGCAAAATTCGGTTCAAAGATTTATAATAATAAGATCGTATTTGTCAAATAA
- a CDS encoding glycosyltransferase family 1 protein — protein sequence MNVDLINDQPEHSGAGVYAWNLYRALQDRTGPRFIHYNYQGGSCDLYGKNGLDRRLKVAKSIAKPLFWKNCSRAYAPGENIHILSQNLSFLNTGQRRIITCLDLIPLIMPGSPLEKYWRRILYSGLKKADHIISISQATKDDLVRIYRIDPDKITPVMLGVSPEYHPRDKAECRHRLDLSVKDKIILHVGTPAPRKNFITVLKAFDQMVKDRQDLILLKVGRISKSDQAYVSSNDLSARVLVRDDIPGEDLPLYYAASDILAFPSLYEGFGLPVLEAMASGCPVITSNTTSLPEVAGDAGLLIDPIDHVALRNKMVEVLESGQLSEELTQKGLSRAQRFSWGKTAENTLAVYKKVFG from the coding sequence ATGAATGTAGACCTCATCAACGATCAGCCGGAACACAGCGGAGCCGGGGTATATGCCTGGAATCTTTACCGGGCATTACAGGACCGAACCGGCCCAAGGTTCATCCATTACAATTACCAGGGCGGCTCCTGTGATCTTTACGGCAAAAACGGTCTGGACAGGAGGCTCAAGGTAGCCAAATCAATAGCCAAGCCCCTTTTCTGGAAAAATTGCAGCCGGGCCTATGCGCCCGGCGAAAATATCCATATCCTCAGCCAGAACCTGTCCTTTCTGAATACCGGCCAAAGACGTATAATAACCTGCCTGGACCTGATCCCGCTGATAATGCCGGGCTCGCCCTTGGAAAAATACTGGCGCCGGATATTATATTCCGGCCTGAAAAAAGCCGATCACATCATCTCCATCTCCCAGGCCACCAAGGATGACCTGGTCAGGATCTACCGGATAGATCCTGATAAGATCACCCCCGTCATGCTGGGGGTCTCCCCGGAATACCATCCCCGGGACAAGGCAGAATGCCGGCATAGGCTGGACCTTTCGGTCAAGGATAAAATCATCCTGCATGTCGGCACCCCGGCCCCCCGGAAGAATTTCATTACGGTATTGAAGGCCTTCGATCAAATGGTAAAAGACCGGCAGGATTTAATCCTGCTTAAGGTGGGCCGGATATCGAAATCGGATCAGGCCTACGTGTCATCGAATGATCTGTCCGCCAGGGTCCTGGTCAGGGATGATATCCCGGGAGAAGACCTGCCGCTTTATTACGCCGCCTCGGATATCCTGGCCTTCCCTTCGTTATACGAGGGATTCGGCCTGCCGGTGCTGGAGGCCATGGCCTCGGGCTGCCCAGTGATAACCTCCAACACCACCTCCCTGCCCGAAGTGGCCGGGGATGCCGGTTTGTTGATCGACCCTATCGACCATGTGGCCCTGAGGAATAAGATGGTGGAAGTGCTTGAGAGCGGCCAGTTGTCGGAAGAATTGACCCAAAAGGGACTGTCCCGGGCCCAAAGGTTCAGCTGGGGGAAAACCGCGGAAAATACTCTGGCGGTTTATAAAAAAGTCTTCGGATAA